The following coding sequences lie in one Ostrea edulis chromosome 8, xbOstEdul1.1, whole genome shotgun sequence genomic window:
- the LOC125661074 gene encoding tripartite motif-containing protein 2-like: protein MDPRRSAQEVLLCDLCETVPLQSRCEVCNINLCKACVGEHLSDSSKQHHVMPYLQRKSTPNYPKCPKHANELCKHHCEDCDIPVCITCVSSGKHKGHKLSEFLDKLNSKTQSLQKDLEELETRIYPRYEKMASDVQTEKAEIETNYGKLTTAAEQEGEILHREITAIVNQRKSAIQEMKNKHLSTLNKNTEEITQKMAELKQIMSDLKSILKSNDVSLTSTYKSRNSEFRTLPPKVRATLPSFTSQKINKDQLNEMFGCLSPLSINTEHGDTMKSAEAVSSPPVKPLLDEPRVTATIDTGYRPLYSVSCLSEDQVWTRGENETMKLLNLQSKLLTSIQTKSGNYPEDIAVTRDGDLVYTDYSNNTVNLIKNKKIQTVIRLQGWRPLYVCCTAGNNLLVTMISDDRKQSKVVRYSGSTETQSIQFDDQGRPLYSSGRYNIKYLSENRNLDICVADCTASAVVVVNQSGKLRFRYTGHPSNTKHSFKPYGITTDSQSHILTADYYNHRIHILDQDGQFLRYIHCDLVGPWGLCVDIRDNLFVAECHTAKVKKIQYL, encoded by the coding sequence ATGGATCCCCGGCGCAGTGCTCAggaagtcctactgtgtgacctctgtgagactgtccccctacagagtcGTTGTGAagtttgtaatataaatctatGCAAAGCCTGTGTTGGGGAGCACCTCTCGGACTCCTCTAAACAACACCATGTTATGCCCtatttacaaagaaagtctaCTCCGAACTACCCGAAATGTCCGAAACACGCCAATGAACTATGTAAACATCACTGTGAGGACTGTGACATTCCTGTCTGTATTACCTGCGTCTCCTCCGGTAAACACAAAGGTCACAAGTTATCAGAATTTCTGGATAAACTCAACTCCAAAACACAAAGTTTGCAAAAAGATTTAGAGGAACTCGAGACCCGAATTTATCCCCGATATGAAAAAATGGCGTCCGATGTCCAAACTGAAAAAGCCGAAATAGAAACGAATTACGGGAAACTAACCACAGCTGCCGAGCAAGAAGGTGAAATCTTACACCGGGagatcaccgccattgtcaaccagcgGAAATCTGCCATTcaggagatgaaaaacaaacacctatctaccctgaacaaaaatacagaagaaatcacacagaaaatggcggaactcaaacagatcatgtccgacttgaaatcaatcctaaaatcaaatgacgtctccttaacttctacttacaaatctaggaattccgaatttagaacattaccgcctaaagtTCGAGCTACATTGCCGAGTTTTacttctcagaaaataaacaaagatcagctcaatgaaatgtttggttgtctgtcgccattatccattaacacagaacatggcgacacaatgaagtcagcagaagctgtatcgtctcctccagtcaaaccactgcttgatgagccgcgcgtcaccgccaccatagacactgggtatagaccactatacagtgttagctgtctgagtgaagatcaagtctggacacgcGGGGAGAACGAAaccatgaagctgctcaacctccagagtaaactactaacatcaatacaaaccaagtcagggaacTATCCAgaggacatagcagtgacacgggacggagatcttgtttatactgactataGTAATAACACCGTgaacttaattaagaataaaaagatacagaccgtgatcagaCTACAGGGGTGGCGTCCTCTCTatgtctgctgtaccgcgggtaacaatctcctggttaccatgatcagtgatgatagaaaacaatccaaagtcgtgcgttactccggctccacagagacacaaagcattcagtttgatgatcagggtcgtcctctctactcatctggtcgttataacattaaatacctcagtgagaacaggaacctggatatctgtgtggctgactgtacagctagtgcagtagtggtggtcaatcagtcaggaaaactccgatttagatacactggtcatccctctaataccaagcACTCATTTAAACCAtacggcatcactacagacagccagagtcacatcctgacagcagactattacaatcaccgtatccacatcctagatcaggacggacagttcctccgttacattcactgtgatttagtCGGTCCatggggtttatgtgtggacatcagagacaacctctttgtggctgagtgtcacactgctaaagtgaagaaaatccaatatctataa